GAACAGCATGACCGGTTGCGGTTTGTTGCTCGAGAGCAGGAACGCGGCCCCTTGATCTCATTCATACTCTGCAAGGCGAAGGCGGCAGAACTCGCCTTGATCTGGGCGAACGTCGCGTCAGCCAGTCCACCCGTCAGTACAGGTCCGGCACATCCGAATAGGCGACCGACGTCCCAACGGAAGCCGCGCCGATTGCTTTCCGGAATGCCGGGCGCTTCCTGGTACTTCTGGAACAGCGGTCCGTCGGTGCCCTTGCGATTGACGAAATACCAGATCGACGTGCCGATCATCGACACATCGGGATCGACGCCAGGTCGAGAGCGACACGGGGAACGAGGAGATCAACTGGCGCTGAAAGTCCCATTCGTCAGCCGCGGTGCGAAAGCCCGAATCGAAATCGCGCGCCAGCAGTGTGGGATCGATCGCGATGGTGACCAGGATCGATGTGACCGGCGCGGGCAGCGATGTGGTGGCCGAAGCGCGCACTCCGACCGACCGGCGCGATGCCGGGCAAACGCAATGTGGCAGGTACCTTGAATCGTCCAACAGGTCCGGTGACGGCCAGCGCCGGCGAAACTGCGGTGACGCCCGCCGGTAATACAAGGGTCGATGCGGACGAGATGCTGAAGCCGATCGTGCCCGCGCTGCCGAGCGCACCGGGTGGAATGGTCAGTGTGGTCCCATCCAGTGCGGATCCGGGGAGTGTGAGGCGTGACGGTGCCGCCAGTGGTGGGAACGGTCTGGCCCGCGAAAGTTGACCGTTGGCAGCGTGGCCGTGGCGACCAACGAGCGCTGGCAACGTTCCCGCGTGCGCCGTGATGACATTGCGTCCTTCCGCCGTCCCCAGGATCAGTCGCCGGGTGACGCCGTTCCGTCGTTGGCGGTGACCATTGTGGTCGCGGCGGTGAACCATTGCCTGAATCGACGGAGAACGTCACCGTCACCCCGGGCAGGCCGGCGCCGACGCGCGTCTTTCACCGCGACCACCGGCTTGACGGGCAGTGGCTTTCGGGCACCGGCCTGCGCATCACCCGAAACGGTAACCAACGAGGCAGGTGTTCTCGTAGGAGGGGGCGGCGGAGTGATTGGCGTTGGTGAGTCCTCCCCACCGCCACAAGCGGCAAGCAGGACAAGTGCGACGCAAGCTGCAGCCAGGAATGGCGTTGGCCGATGGTGGGTAGCTGAGGACACAGGCTTCTCTTTTGGGGGAACAGCGCTGCGAACAATCCGGCAACGCGGAGCTCCCTGGGGGGAAGCGCGGATGCCTGCATGGATAAAGCGCAGGGCAGCCGCGAGACGGATCATTCAAGGTCCCACCATCAGGAGACAATGCGCGATGACTTCACGACGACACGCGGTCAGGATGCTCGGTTCGCTCGCCGCCGCGCCGTGGCTGGCGGGCACGGCCGGTCGCTACGCAAGTGGTCGCGGCGGCGACGTTCTCGTGCCGGACAGCGGAGCGCAGGACACGCCACCGCTGGCCCCGGGCACGCCGATGTCGCCCGAACGCATGGCCTTGATTGAGGCGTTCAAGCAGCACGCAGCCGACGTCGATGCGGGTTTCGAAGCACGCACGCATACCGGTGCGTGGGCCATGCCGTATCGACTCTTTCAACCGGCGGCCTCCGGTCGGCATCCGTTGGTGATCTACCTGCACGGCAGCGGCGGATTGGGCACGGACAATCAGAAGCAGATGGCCACGGGAAACATCTTTGGGACCCGCGTGTGGGCGCTGCCCGAGCATCAGCGACAGTTTCCGTGTTTCGTGCTCGCCCCGCAAACCGATCGTGGTTGGGCGAATTACGGCGAGCCGGCGCCCGGCGATTCGGTGGCGCGCGTCGTCGACGGTGTGGGGGATGGCGTCGCCACGGCATTGCTCATCATCGACCAACTCCTGTCGGAACTCCCGATCGATGCGCGTCGCGTGTACGTGACCGGACAGTCCATGGGCGGGCTCGGTGTGTGGAACATGTTGGCGCACCGACCGGCCTTCTTTGCGGCAGCGGTCCCGTGTTGTGGGAGCGCGGGGCCCGAGCGGGTGTCGACACTCGCCAACGTGCCAATCTGGAATTTTCACGGTGACGCGGACAAGACCGTGCCGGTGGCCGTCTCGCGCGAGCGAATGGCGGCGCTGCGCGCGGCCGGAGGCCGTCCGCTGCACACCGAGTATGCCGGCGTCGGACACAACGCGTGGGAGTGGGCGTACACGGAACCGGCGCTGTTGCCGTGGATGTTCGCGCGCGTGCGGCGCTGAACATCATTCCTTGCCCGGATTGATTACTCACCCGAGATCCGCGTCTCTGTTACGGTCCCGAGCCCTCACCCAGAGATACGAGAAGCTCGTCCAGCTGATCGAACGTCTCGAACAGTGCATCGGCTGCACCCGTGCCGGCAGCGTCGAGCGCTTCCTTCGATGGATAGCTCTCGCGCAGGACCACCAGCGTCTGGCCGCCCTTTTCCTCGAAGGTCACCGTGGTCACCGATCCGCCCTCGCCACCTTCGTCATTGGTCCACGAGAGGCGCGACGACGGCGTCACGTCGACGTACGTGCCGAAGAACGCGACAGGCTCGGGGCCACCGACGTCGAATTCCAATCGGTACGTGCCTCCGACACGAGCATCCACCTCGCACGACAGCAGGGTCATTCCCATTGACTTAGGCACCCACCAACGCCTGAGCAGCTCGGCCTTGGAAAATGCCTCGAACACGATGTGCGCGGGGCCGTTGATGGTCCGCGTGACAACGACCTCGCGGTCCGACTGCCGTTCCACCGTGGTGCGGTTCTTCTCGGCGGCGGGCTTACCTTCGATTCTTGCGTCCATCGATTCTCTCCTTCCGGTTGAGTTCCTCGACCACGTGGTCCAACTCGTCGAACCGTGCGTCCCAGAGCTGGCGGTGCCTCTCAAGCCATGCCGTCTCTTCCTTCAATCGATGCGTGCCGAGCTTGCAGTTCCGCACGCGCCCGACCTTCTCCGTGGTGACGAGCCCGGCCTGCTCCAGGACGCCGACGTGCTTCATCATGCCCGCGAGGGTGATGTGGAACTTCCGGGCAAGGTCCGTGATCGAAGCGTCTGAACGTCGGAGCTGCTCCAGAACGCCGCGTCGGGTGGCGTCGGAGAGCGCGGCGAACGAGGTATCGAGGCGGACCTGCACATACTTCACCATACGGTAAAGTATATAGCCGCGGCCTCACCGCATGCAAGGAAGGGCCGAGTGAGGGCTCACTCTGGCATCTGGATGGCTGTCGTCGTCGGGTGCGCTGCCCGTCAATTGCTCCACCGAATGTCGGTCCGCACGCCGGTCCAGATCTGCAGCGGGCCGTGAATCAGCTGCACGCCCGCGGATTCGTCACCAAGCCAGACCCGATAGGCGCCGTCGAGGGGAACCGGCTCCTTCGACAGTCGCAGCACGCGTCCGTTGATGGCGATGCCGCAGCGACCATCAGGAAGGATCTGCACCCGCAGCGTCCACCAGTCGCCGGTTCGCAGCGCAGCGCCTTCCCTGCCAACGTCGATGTTTTCTGGAACGCTGCCAAACAGCGCAATTCGTGTCGCCCCAGCGCCCTTCCTGCGGGAAAATAATGCCGCACATGGAGACGGACGTGCCAACTGTTGGCGGAGCGCTTCTGCTGGTCAGCCCGCTCGAAAGTCGACGGATCGAGGCCGGCCAGGAACATGACCTTCAATCGCTGATGTTGCGCGAGCGTCAGCGGCGTGCTGATGCGCACCTCCAGTCCGAGGCCATCCCGCGCCGAGAGCGCATCACGCGAGATCGCCATGCTCGGGTAGACGCCATCCCCTCGGCTCCACAAGCCACGAATTCCCTGGGGGCCGGTGGACACCAGTGGAGTCAGATCGCCCCATGGTAGCCAACGGCGTCGCCAGTCACCCTCCCACCGTTCATCAAGAACGTTGATGGGCGCCTTGCCCAACCACTTTGATGCGCTTGGTGGCCTTGCGCCAGTCGGCGAGCGTGGCGGTAACCGCCACCTCACCCGGCGCGCGGACACGCACTTCACCGGTGGAGTCGATGATGGCGACCATCGTGTCGCTCGAGCTCCATACGACCGGCGCGCGAATCGGTATCTCGGAGCCTGTGGCGCTCAATGCTTTCACCGACAGTCGCGTCCCAATGCCGGGCAGGACCGTTGTCACCGAGTCGCTGAACTCCAGATGGTCGATCAACCACGAACGATCCGGCATCCCCTCCCACCAGCGCAGCGCGTCAGGCGCGTGGCCAGCTCCGGCGACCGGCCGTGCCTTGCCGGGGCGTCCAGCGGCAGGACCATGTCGCGCAAGCCGACCATGCCATCCAGCCGGGCCGACCCGGCGACCCAACGCCGGTCGGGACTGTGGTGAGGGCGAGTTCATCGAGGCCGGTCCAGCCGAGCAACGTGGCGATCGGCTGCCCGCCGATCAGGCGACACTCGGGCTCATGCTGTCCGTCGATCGTGGTAATGCAGAGCTGCGGGGGATCGACCATCGAGCCCCGGATGAAGGCGACCCGGGTTCCGTCGGGAGAGACTTGGGGATCGATGTCTTGCGCCGGGCCACGGGTGATCTGTCGCGCGGCCCCAGTGGCCGTGTCGAAGACGGCAATGTCGTAGTTCCCATCCGTGGCCGGAGACCAGCGCATGGTCTGTCCGACAAGCGCCGAGCCGTCGGGAAGCCAGCCCAGCACGAGATCGTCGCGCGACTGTGATGTGAGCCGGCGAGTGCCGGCCGGTGTGCGAATCCAGATGTCGAGCGTCGTGCTGTCGCCCGGAGTCCTTGATCCACGCCACCGACTTCCCGTCCGGTGAGATGGCGGGGGGAAGATCGGCGTAGGTGCGTGCCGCGTCAGCCATCGCGCTCGTCGTTGGCACAGGGACCACCGGCGCGCTGGTGCTGCTCCATTCCGATGGTCGCACCAGCACTGCGCTGGTGGCGCCGGTGGAATCCATGTAGACCAAGTGCTGGAGTGTGGCCTCGTCACTCCTGCCGGACCGGGCGGCCATGAGGACCAGCAACGCGACCGACATCGTCAGGGCAGATGCGGCGACCTGGCGCGACGTGGACCAGAGTCCGACACGCCACGGGAGGGGCAGGCTCGGACGAGCACCGACACGCGAGACGAATGCGCTTCCTCGTCGATCAGTTCTGCGGCAATCTCCGAGAAGGCCCGTCGGTCGCCCCGTTCACGGGCCGCGCGCGCAAAGCGACGGTGCAGCTGCTGCACCGTGCTGTCGTCGCCGGCGATCAGAAAATGGCGTGCCGCCCGCAGCAGGGTATCGGCATCCGCGACGTCCGTGCCCGCGTGGTATTCGCCGATGGAGCGGTGGGCCGCACGCTGCTGCTCGACGGTCAGCGCCGCTCGAGACGCTGCGGCGATTTCGTCGTGCGCGGTGCTCCATCGTCCCCCGGCGTTGGTGACCAACCCCTGATGCTCGAGTGGAGCGAGGTGATCGGCAATCTCCGCCGGAGAAAATCCGGCGGCCAGCGCGAGCGATTCGCTGTCGATCGACGTGCCAGCCGTGGAGAGCAGCGCGAGCAGCCATAGCTGCGCCGGTGGCAGCGCCCGCACCCGCTCGCGGAGCGCTTCGCCCGCCTGGAGGAGCGACTGCAGCCACTCCTGCGCCGAGGCAGCGCCACTCATTGTGGTCGAGCGTGAGCACACCCCTGATCGATGGCGAAACGGAGGGGTTTCCATGACGAGCAGGGCGAGCCCCGGTCGCCTGTTGCAGGCCGGCGATGAAGTGAGCGCTCCATGGTTCCTGTTCCGGCAACGATCCGAGGGCCGACACCAGGCTGGAGATCTGTTCGCGGCTCAGTGCCGCGAGCCGCAACGTGACGCATCCCTCTGCCGCCGGAATTCGTTCAGGGCGGGCGGCGGTAAGGCACAGCAGATGCGCCGTGTCGAATCGACTGAACAGCCCTTCGAGGATGCGATAGGACAGCCGGTCGATCCAGTGTAAGTCGTCGATGGCGAGGACGAATGGCTGTTCGTGCGCGACGGACTGCACCAGGTCCGCCATCGCGTGGAGGCGACGGCGTAGCGCTTCTTCTCCCTGCGCGGTGTCGGCGAGGGCGGCAAATTGTGAGGAGAGTGCAGGGTTGAGGGCGACGAGCGTCGCTGCGGACGAGGGCGCCACTCCGGCCGAACCCGGCAGGGTGGCGATCGCCCAGGCCAGATCCGCGGCGAACGCATAGGGCACCTCGCGATCCCCTGGCGTCCCCTGCACGCGCACCACCCGCGCGCCGGAGGCGGCCAGCCGACTGCAGGCATCGCGCAGCAGGCGTGACTTGCCGAATCCGGCGGGTGCGGTGAGGTGGAGATGTCGTGCCCGTCCGTTCCGACATCCCTCCCATGCCGACGTGATCGTCGAGAATTCCCGCTCGCGGCCGGTCAGCTCGGCGATCAGTTCGCTGCCATTGGCGCCGCCTTCCCGGCTCGGCGCGAGCCCCCGCGCCCGAGCCAAGAGGAGTCGGGTCGACGATTCCAGGGCAATCTCCTCACGTTCGGCCCACCCCTCGAGTGCCTTCGCTTCGACGGCCGCCGCGACGAGGTCCTGCCCCGCGACCGTCGTTTCCAATACCAGCCGCCATGCCCTTTCGTTTTCAGGGACGAGCTCCCGAATGCGACGCGCCAGTCGCTGTGCCTCCTTGAAGTGCGATTCGTTCAGCAGTCGTCGCACCAGGATGTCGGCGCTCCGGAGAAACGCCGTCTGCAGGCGGTCGCGCTCGAGGTCGGCCCAGTGTTCGAACGATGCCCCACCCGGCACACCGAAGGCGGGGAGGAAGTTGCCCCCGTAGAGGGCCACCGCGGTCTGGGGGTCGCCCCGCTCCAGTTCACGGAGGAAGCGGTCGCGATCGGTATCGATCGCCCCGGTGAGAGTTAGTTCTTCGGTGCCGGTAAGCGCTTCCTCACCGAGGAGCCGGCGGAGATGGAAAAGCGTCTGCCTCAGGGCGCGCCGGGCCCGCTCGGGATCGAGGTCGGCCCAAAGGAGGTCGAGGAGGAACTCCCTGGACGTCCGCCGTCCAGGGGTAAGTGCCAGGTAGACCAGGAGGGCAAACGGCTTGCCTGGGCCGAGGAGTGGCAGGGGCGCGTCTTCATGGTAGACCCCGGCATCGCCGAGCGTCCGCAGGGTCAGCGGTGTGAAGGACGTCGACGGTGAAGGCGCCATAGAGCCCATTTGAGAACTGTCGGGTGTTTGCTGCGGCGAATGTGCCCCCGTTTCGACCCGCTGACGAGAGCCCGCCACGGCCCGCTCCAAGTACCTCTAGCCGTTCGGCTCCAACCGGCGATAGAGCACACCGTCGATCGTGATCGTCGTCGCGGAGTTGATAGTGAACGGAATCGCCGCCCCATTTCGCGCCGAGAATCCGGCAGTGCCGTTCAAGTCCAGCGCGGGCGCGCCATCGGGGCGACAAGCGGCGGCGAAAGACACCGTGAACGACGAGCCTGACACCGTGTAGCAGCCGCGCTCGATACTCGCCGTGCCACCGGTGCTGGGCGAGTCCTGCGCTTCCGCGAACATGAACGTGCCGTCGGCCTCGAACACGATGACACCACCGTCCGTGCCATCGGCGCGCGAGAATGCGCCGACCAGCGTGGCCGGATTCGAGCTCACCGCGTTCAGCGTGAACGTAATGTTATCGGGCAGGCTTAGCACCGTGAGCGCACCGCCGACACGAAGGATGCGGGCTTGCAGTCCGCTCGGCGTGACCGTGGCGTCCCAAATTCCGCAGTTGCCGTCCGTATCCTGGAATGCGTTGAAGATCGACAGCGAGTCGTTCTGGAAGCGTTTGTACCCACCGTACTCGACGCCGTTGCCGTTGTTCGAACACGACGGATCGTTGCTGTGATCGACAAACGTGTACGTGCCGTCGGCCCACAATGTGAGGTAGCTCTTGAGGCCGTTGATGGCGATGGCGTACGTGCCCTCCAGGTTGCTGCGCGCGGGCTTCAAGAAGCACTGCACCGTGGTGCTCGTCGCGTTGGCGGTGGTGACGCGTCCCTTGGCGTTGCGCAGGAGGCACGTTGAAAGCGGCGACGTCGCGGGGCTCGATACCACGATGACGTAGTTGGAATTGGCCGAGAGCGCGGTGGGGAAGGTCCAATCCAATGCGCCACCCCCCGGCGGCGGCGTCAGCGCCAATGGCTCCCCCGCGTTCAAGCGCAACGTGAGGCCAGTTGCCGACAGGCTGATCGCGCGGCCCCCCACGGTAAGTCCGCTGGAGATGCATGTCACGCTCGCGGCAGTGACATCGCCGCCCGCGATCGTGCCGTTCCCATTGTTCACGACGCATTGCTGGCCCGTCGGTTGCGAGGCGACGGTGATCGCGAACTGCGTGCCGCTCCTGAGCGCCGGAAATTCGAAGGTGGTCGCGCCCGCGGCGATCGCGATGGGGGTGCCACCGCTCAATGCCAGGGTCAGTCCCGTGCCCGTCAGGCCGCTGATGGTGCCGCGAATCCCAAACGACTGCGTGACGCAGGTCAGCGTCGCCGTTGACGTGTTCGCCGAGAGCGTGCCCGAGCTATTCGTGAGGGTGCACAGCTGCGTTGGGCTCGACGGCTGCGCTTTCACCGCGATCGCGTAGTTCGTGCCTTTCTTCAGCGTCCACTGGAACGTGGGCTGGTTCGGCGGGAGCGCTATATCGCTCGCGCCGTTGACCGTGAGCACCGTCCCGGTGCCCTGCAGCCCCACGATCGTGCCGCTCAACGTCATATCGCTGGCGGACGGAGTCGTGTCATCGCCGTTTGAGGTCGGATCGGACTTCGATGCACACGCTGCGAGGAGCGGAAGCGCCAGAAACATCCGAAGCCTGAGAGCTGTCACGGAACGAGGCATGTTGAGCGAGGAGAGAGAGAAGGTGAGTCCGACATCGACAAGCCAACGAAGGATTTCGCCGTTACGGACTCGTTATTTCGCCCTCATTTCGCAAAAAGCGCCCACGACACCATGCGCGATCGCCGGGGGGAGCAATGCCGGCGGGGACCGATCAGACGCTCCGGTGGGACTGCCATCCACGCCAAGGCCTCCGCGTGGTGGCCGGGGCTGTGCTCAGAGCCTGCGGTTCAAGCCCACAGGGATCACTGCTTACGCACCCAGCGGAAACCGGCGCCCAGTGTACTCAGCGCCACCGCCCTGCCGCGCTGGCTGCCCAGAAACGTGCGCGTAAAGAACAAGGTGGGCGTGGGGCCGTGCAGGCGTGGAGACGCGAAATCCACGCGGACAGTCGTGCCGATGCGCGCCCCCTGCCCTTCCACCTGATACAGCGTGGGTCCGACCATCGTGCGCAGTATCCTCGAGCGGATATCAAACGCGCTGCCGGCCAGCACCCCGATCCGCTCGTTGAAGGGTCCGTTCTGGCAACCGTCCTCGCCCGTCGCGCGCACACATGACGCGGTGTTGCCAAGGCCTATCGGCGTGGCGCGCAGACCGGCGATCCATGCCCGCTTGGACGCTCGCTTGAGCGGCGCGGTGACCACCAACGACACCGCAAACAGTGGGGCGTTGGCCTGTGTCGTGCTTGAGGTGATGGAACCGCCCTCCACGTCGCCGGTGAGCAGGTCAGTGGTGGTGTAAAATCCCATGTTCACCCCCGGTCGACGCTGGCCCGAGAGCAGAGAGGGCAAGGCGACCGTCAGCGTGAGGCACACCGCGCGAAAGGCCGCCGAGAGGCCACCACTGCCGAAGAGTCGACCGATCACTACCAGCACAGCGCGCGACCATCCGTGGCAATTCCGCACACCCTGCCTGAACCAAACACGTCGGTGAACTTGACACCCTTGGCGATTTGCACTGGCGAGTAGGCCTTCGCGCCGAGCCGGGTCGATATCGCTGCTGGGGGAAAGGCACCCCAGCAATACAGGTCGCCACCTACCGTCACTCCGCACGCAAACGAGCGAGATAACGCCTCGACCTTCGCAAAGCTCATATTGCCGACGATTCGCCTTGGCTCATAATCGTATTCGTCGCGTTCGGAGCCGTTGCCGAGACTGCCGGAGGTGTTCGATCCCCAACACACCACAGCGTGGTCCATGGCCAGCCCGCAGAGGAACAAGTCGCCGTGCGACACCGTCCTGAAGCGTTCCGGAGTTTGCACCGGCAGCATGGTTTGGGTTTGGGACGGCTGCCCCACCAGCACGGTGTGGTGACGCACTCCGTAAAAGCCCACACAGTAGGCCGAGTTATCGAGGGCGATGGTGCACGAGGTAGCGTTGTGTGTGCTGACACTCAGCGTCTTTCCAACGCCGACGACCGGCGTGGGAATCGAATCGTCAAGGTGGTTGGTCTCGCGTCCCAGTTGGTATAAATCGCTGTGCCCCCAGCAATACGTGAGGCTGTCGGCTCTTGAAATTCCGCACGTCTGCGAGTGCCCTCCGTGCGCAAACGACGAAAACCGGAGTGCCGTCTTGACGGCGACCGGACCACTATCCATCACAAGCGCCGCCTGAGTGGCCATGAGATAGTGTACGTTTCTCCCCCAACAATAGATGGCCCCGGCTGTGGAGAGTGCGCAGTCCGCCCATAAACTGGTCTGGACGTCCGTGAATTGCATGCCGGCACCACCCGGTGCCCGCACCAACAGCGGCGCCGCGGGGGCGGCGGCGGGGGGGCCCGGCGGACACGCCGCCATTCACGGCCTGCGCCAGACCTTTCACCACCGTGTCCACCCGCTGCCTCGGACACCGCCGTCTGCGCGCCGCGGGGCCCCCCGGGCGGGGGGGGGTCGCGCCTGTGCGCTTCACGGATATCGTGGCGGCCCCAACCCCGACGGCAAGCACATTCCCCACGGAATCGACCACGAGCACCGACGTGTCGGATGAACTCCAGGTGCGCGTTACTGGCGTTCCCGACATGTCGGCGGAATCCTGAATCGACAACGCGGTCGCCCGACCGTAAAACAACAAACGGGGGGTGTGGTGGTGGGGGGGGGGCCCCCCGTTGGTGGGGGGGGGGGGGGGGGGGGGGGGGGGGGGGGGGGGGGGGGGGGGGGGGGGGGGGGGGGCCGGACAAAAACGAAAGAAGAGGGGGGGGGAGGGGGGGGGGGGGGGCCCCGGGGGGGGGGGGGGGTGGCAGTGTATCTTGGCGGCGGCCGATCAGGGAGAGATCTGGGAGCCGCATGGGGGACGCGTTGGGGGGACCCCGCGTTGACCACCAGGGGTTCTACACTTGCTGTTGGATGCAGGCTGGACCAGCTTCGCATACAACTTTCAAGCGATGGATCACGTCAGACCGACCCCGGGAGAGGGCAACATGACTAGGACTTTCGCACGCCACGCTCGAACGACCATGATGCTCGGCATGGTACTCGTAGGCTTGAACGCCTGCTCACGAGCGATTCACATCAAGGACCTGCTGGATCGGCCGCAGGAGTACGATGGCAAGACGGTACGTGTCAAAGGCACCGTGACGCAGAGTGTCGGCGTGCTCGGAACGGGCGCGTACGAGATTGATGATGGAACAGGAAGATCTACGTGATCGCCAGGGGTCAGGGTGTTCCTCGCCAAGGCGCGAAGACGAAAGCGGAGGGTCGCTTCGAGTCGGTGTTCAGTATCCTCGGTCGCACGATGGCGGCCATCGTGCTGAGCCCTTGAGGCGGCCGGCCATGACCCTCACCTTTGCAGGTCCGATGCTCGCTTTCACCATTGGCGCCGCGCTGATGGGGCAGCCGCTGAGTGCACAGCCGCAGTCGATACAGGACAAGATCAAAGTCCGCGAAGTGCCGGCGCCAGTGGCGGTGTCGACCGATTCATTGGGCGTGCGTCTCTCGGTGCGTGCGCTGTCCGATGGGCGTGTCCTGGTCAATGATGTTCAGCGATACCGCGTGCTGATGTACGACAAGTCGCTCAAACACTTCACGCCGGCGCTCGACTCATCCGGAACCAGCGGAACACTTGGCAGCTCGGGCATCAGCATTCCATCGGCGCATCTTATCGCGATGCCGGCCGACTCCACCATGTATCTCGATATTGCCTCGCGATCGCTACTGACCATCGATCCGACTGGAAAGGTTGCGCACGTCACGGCGCTGCCGCGTCCGCAGGACATCGTGACGCTGTCCGTCGGCTACATCTATGGCACGCCCACGCTCGATGCCAAAGGCCGCCTGGTGTATCAAGGCACGCCGCCCAATCAGAATAAGGCACTCATCGAGCTCAATCAGAAGATCATGATTGAGAAGTCGGCGACGGCACCAGGCGCCATTGACTCCGCGCCGATCGTGCGCGCCGACTTCGACACGCGCAAAATCGATACGATCGCGACCGTGAAGATCGTGCAGCAGTACGCATCGGTCGTGGCCTCTCGCGACGACCGCGGCAACTTTACGCAAAGGCTCACCGTCAATCCCACGCAAACGGCTGACGAGTGGGGCCTGCTGCCGGATGGAACGATCGCGATTCTCCGTTCGCATGACTATCACATGGAATGGGTGGATCCCGATGGCACGCGGAGGACATCCCCCAAGATGGCGTTCGACTGGAAGCGATTGACGGATGACGGCAAGCAACATGTCATCGATTCCATCAAGCCGATGCTTGAAAAGCAAATGGAGTCCATGAAGCCCCAAACGATGCAGACTCCCGATGGACCGCGACGACTGACCACCGAAATTGTTTTGGTGCCAGCCAAGGACCTGCCCGACTACGAGCCTGCTATTCAACCTGGCGCGATGAAGGTGGATCTTGAGGGCAATGTCTGGATCGTTCCGCGCACCGCCGTGCTGTCCGCCAACGGGGGATTGCGCTACGACGTGGTGAACAGGAAGGGAGAAATCATCGAACGGGTGATCCTTCCCAAGGGCCGCGCCATCGCCGCGTTCGAACCTGGTGGATGGGCCATTCTGACGAACACGCAAGGTACCCTGCCGAAGTTTTGGACGACGATTGAACGCGTGAAGATCAAGTAGAGGCGTGGGCCGCGAGCAGACAGACCACTCACCCTTATCACCGCTCGACCGTGCCTCGGCGATGGAGTATCGTTTGGCCATACTCGGCC
The genomic region above belongs to Gemmatimonadaceae bacterium and contains:
- a CDS encoding dienelactone hydrolase family protein, with protein sequence MLGSLAAAPWLAGTAGRYASGRGGDVLVPDSGAQDTPPLAPGTPMSPERMALIEAFKQHAADVDAGFEARTHTGAWAMPYRLFQPAASGRHPLVIYLHGSGGLGTDNQKQMATGNIFGTRVWALPEHQRQFPCFVLAPQTDRGWANYGEPAPGDSVARVVDGVGDGVATALLIIDQLLSELPIDARRVYVTGQSMGGLGVWNMLAHRPAFFAAAVPCCGSAGPERVSTLANVPIWNFHGDADKTVPVAVSRERMAALRAAGGRPLHTEYAGVGHNAWEWAYTEPALLPWMFARVRR
- a CDS encoding AAA family ATPase — its product is MERAVAGSRQRVETGAHSPQQTPDSSQMGSMAPSPSTSFTPLTLRTLGDAGVYHEDAPLPLLGPGKPFALLVYLALTPGRRTSREFLLDLLWADLDPERARRALRQTLFHLRRLLGEEALTGTEELTLTGAIDTDRDRFLRELERGDPQTAVALYGGNFLPAFGVPGGASFEHWADLERDRLQTAFLRSADILVRRLLNESHFKEAQRLARRIRELVPENERAWRLVLETTVAGQDLVAAAVEAKALEGWAEREEIALESSTRLLLARARGLAPSREGGANGSELIAELTGREREFSTITSAWEGCRNGRARHLHLTAPAGFGKSRLLRDACSRLAASGARVVRVQGTPGDREVPYAFAADLAWAIATLPGSAGVAPSSAATLVALNPALSSQFAALADTAQGEEALRRRLHAMADLVQSVAHEQPFVLAIDDLHWIDRLSYRILEGLFSRFDTAHLLCLTAARPERIPAAEGCVTLRLAALSREQISSLVSALGSLPEQEPWSAHFIAGLQQATGARPARHGNPSVSPSIRGVLTLDHNEWRCLGAGVAAVAPPGGRSAPRAGAGAATGAAMAARAALHGWHVDRQRIARAGRRIFSGGDCRSPRSTRASGVGHQRRGTMEHRARRNRRSVSSGADRRAAACGPPLHRRIPRGHGRRGCRYPAAGGTPFSDRRRRQHGAAAAPSLCARGP
- a CDS encoding helix-turn-helix transcriptional regulator, which encodes MVKYVQVRLDTSFAALSDATRRGVLEQLRRSDASITDLARKFHITLAGMMKHVGVLEQAGLVTTEKVGRVRNCKLGTHRLKEETAWLERHRQLWDARFDELDHVVEELNRKERIDGRKNRR
- a CDS encoding PD40 domain-containing protein, which codes for MLGWLPDGSALVGQTMRWSPATDGNYDIAVFDTATGAARQITRGPAQDIDPQVSPDGTRVAFIRGSMVDPPQLCITTIDGQHEPECRLIGGQPIATLLGWTGLDELALTTVPTGVGSPGRPGWMAWSACATWSCRWTPRQGTAGRRSWPRA
- a CDS encoding SRPBCC domain-containing protein, translated to MDARIEGKPAAEKNRTTVERQSDREVVVTRTINGPAHIVFEAFSKAELLRRWWVPKSMGMTLLSCEVDARVGGTYRLEFDVGGPEPVAFFGTYVDVTPSSRLSWTNDEGGEGGSVTTVTFEEKGGQTLVVLRESYPSKEALDAAGTGAADALFETFDQLDELLVSLGEGSGP
- a CDS encoding Ig-like domain-containing protein, whose protein sequence is MPDRSWLIDHLEFSDSVTTVLPGIGTRLSVKALSATGSEIPIRAPVVWSSSDTMVAIIDSTGEVRVRAPGEVAVTATLADWRKATKRIKVVGQGAHQRS